Proteins encoded together in one Mycobacterium noviomagense window:
- a CDS encoding YwaF family protein: MGLFLAQREFTAYGPSYWAVIAVFAVGSALLVWVGRSQTESQARRLGRILGAVTAAIYGVMLVYSLVPPTISESVPLRLTDLATVAAAYALWSQRHWAFALTYYWGLTLSTQALISPVLKSPDFPNYQFLGFWAIHLLVVWAAIYLTWGRRRRPTWRSYRFAVIVTVGWAAATFTFNSIAGTNYGFLNGKPRTASLLDALGPWPVYILTAAVLILVVWALMTWPWQRTAR; the protein is encoded by the coding sequence ATGGGACTGTTCTTGGCGCAACGAGAGTTCACGGCGTACGGCCCGTCGTATTGGGCTGTCATCGCCGTGTTCGCGGTCGGTTCAGCGCTTCTCGTCTGGGTCGGACGCTCGCAGACCGAATCGCAAGCCCGGCGCCTGGGCCGCATCCTTGGGGCGGTGACGGCCGCGATCTACGGCGTGATGCTGGTCTATTCACTGGTGCCGCCGACCATCAGCGAGTCGGTCCCACTTCGCCTGACCGATCTTGCGACCGTCGCGGCCGCCTACGCGCTGTGGTCGCAGCGACACTGGGCCTTCGCACTCACCTACTACTGGGGTCTGACGTTGAGCACCCAGGCGTTGATCTCACCGGTTCTAAAGAGCCCGGATTTCCCCAACTACCAGTTCCTCGGGTTCTGGGCGATTCACCTGCTTGTCGTCTGGGCAGCCATCTATCTCACGTGGGGTCGCAGAAGACGGCCCACCTGGCGCAGCTACCGCTTCGCGGTCATAGTCACCGTTGGCTGGGCAGCAGCTACCTTCACGTTCAACAGCATCGCGGGAACCAATTACGGCTTCCTCAACGGAAAGCCCCGCACTGCATCCCTATTGGACGCATTGGGCCCGTGGCCGGTGTACATCCTGACGGCGGCCGTGCTCATCCTCGTCGTGTGGGCCCTGATGACCTGGCCGTGGCAGCGAACAGCACGCTAA
- a CDS encoding type II toxin-antitoxin system Phd/YefM family antitoxin: MATIPQKELRNNVGEVLRRAEAGEEITITVAGRPVAQLGPAMHRRWVSGPALRAVWHGPAPKTLGADLERFPASIVNPFE; encoded by the coding sequence ATGGCGACCATTCCGCAAAAAGAACTGCGCAACAACGTCGGCGAGGTGCTGCGCCGAGCAGAAGCAGGCGAGGAGATCACGATCACCGTTGCAGGCCGGCCGGTGGCGCAGCTTGGGCCAGCCATGCACAGGCGATGGGTCAGCGGGCCGGCGTTGCGCGCGGTCTGGCATGGCCCGGCCCCGAAAACGCTTGGGGCAGACCTTGAGCGGTTCCCAGCTTCGATCGTCAACCCGTTCGAGTAG
- a CDS encoding PIN domain-containing protein, with amino-acid sequence MLIGDEPPSHVQAAISVASIAELHFGVLVTSDDDERALRTERLGAIESAFDPFPITVEIAREWSRLSAAVSNRGGQPRRRSIDLVIAATANIQGVPLLTHNTGDFQIIGDLVDVRHPSQVQQLDPRASE; translated from the coding sequence GTGCTGATCGGAGACGAACCGCCCTCGCACGTCCAGGCCGCGATAAGCGTCGCTTCGATTGCCGAACTCCATTTTGGTGTCCTTGTCACCAGCGACGATGATGAACGGGCGCTTCGTACCGAGCGGCTGGGCGCAATCGAATCGGCGTTTGACCCGTTTCCGATCACGGTCGAGATCGCGCGAGAGTGGAGTCGGCTGTCAGCCGCCGTCAGTAACCGGGGCGGCCAGCCCCGGCGCCGCTCAATCGATCTCGTAATCGCTGCCACCGCGAACATTCAGGGCGTGCCTCTCCTCACCCACAACACCGGCGACTTTCAGATCATTGGCGATCTCGTCGACGTTCGCCATCCATCGCAGGTTCAGCAGCTTGATCCACGTGCGAGCGAGTGA